The genomic stretch GGCACGTGGGTGACTCCAGCCTCTACCTTAGCAACCACAGCCGAAGCTTCTGTAACATAAAGGCAGATTACATGTGAGTGAAATTATTGACAAATGAACATACAAATAGCACATACCGTACGCATGCGCACACCCATATCTCTCGGGCAGTGGCAGAGAAGGGTATGTTTTGGTTCTGTTTGGGGTCTCATTAATCTGGTATTGGAAGAAGTGATATGGCTGTGCGCATTCATAAGAAACTGGACAAAACGGTATTCGATTGGTGCAATTTGGTTTTGAATTGCTTTTGACTTTTATTAGGTCACTTCAAAATTGTCATAACCTACTTAAGAGGCAGAATATCTGGCATATCAATTTTCTATTCAGGCTCTGGTTCCCCTTCAGGAAAAGCAATTTTTtaccattcttttttttttttactcacaAAGTCGCATTCGATATGGAAATATAGTCCCcgcattttttttgttttgcagcGACTCCAACCATAAGGGCAGGAAAATTTTGTTCTGAATATTCCGACAAAAGGAAAACGGTTTATCCTTACGCCCTCAAACCTcgttaagaaacaatgaaactaaACCACAGCCGTTCTGAAAATGAGAGGTCGCATTCCATCGAAGATCGAGATTTCTAGGTTATGGACTAGAagaattattataatttagtGTAACGTTCTTTTTAATTGTTTTCCCGCGTTAATattctaatttttaaatttcataGTTAAATGTCTTTCATAATCATTACGTTGTCCTCGACTGGACGATCTATCACCTGCACGTGCTCCTAGATCTTTCAATCCAGCTCCAGCTCTTGCCTGGGCTTCACCAGCCACAGCTCTTGCGCTAACTTCAATGACGTCTTTAACAAGAGCTGCGCTCGCACCAGCCTCGGCACCAGATGCCTTGGCAGACGCCTCAGCTTGTACGGGTGTTACTGAGGTCCCTGCAGATGCATTTGCCACTTTCGCTTCGGCGTCGGCATTAAGAAGCTCCAAGCCAGAAAATTCAGCTACTCGAGTACCACACTTCGCTTTCTTTGCATTCACTTCCACTTCTTTTTTAGTACCAAGGCCGTTGGCGATAAGCACTTTGTCTGTGGCAGTCCCTGCAGCTGTTCCCGCTGCCCGACAACTGtctattttcattttccttgaagtGCTCTTGCCTGGGGTATTATTTTCCACCCATTTCCTATTTTCTCTTTCGTATTTTGAAGGTTTCGAACCATACTGCTTCTCTTTGTAAATTACCATTTTCTTCTTGTCCCCATTCActtccatttcttttccgtCCAATTTTGGTAACAAATAAAAGAGCAACTAGTAATAGAACAATAGAGTTTAGGTTCTTGAGCGCAAATATATTTTGGGCCCTCGGGCTCACTATAGGCGAGGGTTAAAATGAGCTCTGAAAGGGGGTCAAAACATTAATGTCTAAGAAAATAAACTCTATACTATTATTATCACAATtaaaaaatgacaacaaaacAATCTGAGCATTTTTTTTCACCAACACAGCAAGAAATAAGCACGAACATTACGCGAGTCTTCTTATTTTGTACGATTGTTTGATTTTGACTTTCGTTGGGCTGAAATATATCTTAGCTCGCCAAAATGATGTTCCATTTTAACTTACAAATTGCTCCACAATGCCCCACAAAGCgatattaaaaattaaagatgAATAGATTCATAAAGCGAGTTTAAAGTCCGAGAACAGCTAATGAGTTCATGAATCCCTGTGACCTCGACAGGTGATTTTATTGATTGCATTTCGCTTTTGACACACCTCCCCGTAAACAAAAAGTTATCGTTCATTGATACAAGTTTCCGTCTTCATGATGTAATCGTTAATACCGTGCTGTAACATTTTCTGATCAATGACCAAGTGGGAGAATTACCCAGACCGCTCTGCGCGTTTGATGGCATTTACCCAATTCGCCTCTATGCGCCTAGTTTTATCAGATCGAGATCGTTTTACCCACTACAAATatttttaccaatttttttatACACGCAGGGGCTGCGAAGGTGTCTTCTCCCTTGGCTTTGTGGCCACTGGGGTACAAAGCCTGCGGAGCCAATGGCTCGCTTAATGCGGATATCCCGTTGATATGGGAACCATTTATGATCCGCTCAGTTTCCTTGGGCAACGGGCTTTCAAATGTGAATCGATAAGGACCCAGCTTTGTTCACACTAAATTCCCCGATGTCACAATTGCATGATTCAGAAATGTGACACTAATCGACTTCTTAAGGCCAAATATAATTTCCAGACTGATATCTGTATCTCcatttgtcttggaaagctaTTCAGTTCAATTCTCAGTCAAACATTCCTCAAACACGTTCACGACATTCTCCTCAAGTCACAAGTTGGTTTTTCTAGccaatagagcagttttcaaactACTGTGGAAAGTAATTACGTCATTGCGATTGCTACGCTTGGTGATTGGCTTTAAAATCTCGCGCTACTATTTCAACCAGTGAGAAGCAAAATCAAACCCACTCGCACCTTGTACGCTTTGAGAAAGTTAGTTACAGATAATTGCTAACAATTCTATTGGTTCATTGCGCAATTTGCTCCTGTTGTGATTGGTCGGAGAAATTACTTTGCACTGATTGGTTTTTCTACAGTCATCATCCGCTCTAATCGCACAGCAGATCATGTTCTAACACTAAGAACTTTCATAATttagtaaagtacgatcgtccgggtgagtgtagtcctgacaCTGGGCGAAAAAATGTATTTGCGCAAATGTGTAGCAAATTTGGTGCTCTAGATTTGGACTAAATTTGCACCACTAGTAAATTTTGTGGAAACATGCGTTTTTGTTTCTCAGGTTTATGCGAGTAAATTGCAAGTGAAggcattaatttattcatattgaTATTCACTTTGGATTTGCTCCATACGAAAATCTTTAACTTCACATGGATTTGCTCATCTTTGCGTCATTCGCAAAGATGGACATTTGCTAGGAAGGAAAACT from Montipora capricornis isolate CH-2021 chromosome 12, ASM3666992v2, whole genome shotgun sequence encodes the following:
- the LOC138025644 gene encoding antifreeze protein Maxi-like yields the protein MEVNGDKKKMVIYKEKQYGSKPSKYERENRKWVENNTPGKSTSRKMKIDSCRAAGTAAGTATDKVLIANGLGTKKEVEVNAKKAKCGTRVAEFSGLELLNADAEAKVANASAGTSVTPVQAEASAKASGAEAGASAALVKDVIEVSARAVAGEAQARAGAGLKDLGARAEASAVVAKVEAGVTHVPFAQVSASGPGAQAEAGASWKYTGASVAAFAGEARAGPFAARAGVKFGVGMRNGVPECDLGPVTVPCSVM